The following nucleotide sequence is from Synechococcus sp. CBW1004.
GAAGCGCGTTCACCTGCTCACCAGCACCGATGGCCAGACGCTGTGTGAACGGATGGAGATCGATGCGCTGATCCTGCTCGATCCAGCCGCCGACCCCGAGGCCGATCGGCAGGCCGCAACCGCGGCCGAGGCCCGGACCCGGGCGACACCCTCCACCCTGATACCCCTTCCCTACGAACGGGAGACGACAATGCAGCGGATCGGCCGTATTGCTTCCGAGGTGCCGGCATCACGGCTACCCCGCCGTTCCAGCCTTGCGCAAACCTTCCAGGACGTGACCGGGATCCTGAACGATTCGACGAGACAGTGATGATTTCCGTCATCCTGCCTCTTTACAACGGCGAGCGTTTCATCCAGGGGGCGATTGGCAGCATCCTCGATCAGAGCGTCGGCGAATTCCAGATCATCGCGGTCGATGACGGGGGCACAGAGCCCACACTGGCTCGCGTCGAGGCAATGGAAGGGCAGATCAAGGCAGGCGGACACCGCCTGGAGGTCGTCGTGCTGAAAGGCAACCGCGGTATCGCCGCGGCCCGCAACGCGGGGGCAGCGATCGCCGAAGGCACCTATTTGGCCTGGCTTGATCAGGACGATCTCTGGCCATCAGATCGCACAGCAACACTGCTGCAGGCCCTGGAGGAGAGCGGCGCCACGGTCGCGCGCGGAAGGATGCGGTTCGTCGATCTCGCCCCTGACTCGCTCAGGCCCTGGGTGCGAGACACCTGGTTCAGCGGCAATCACACCGGCTATGTGCTCGGGGCACTGCTGTGTCGTCGCGAGGTGCTGGAAAGGGTCGGCCCCTTGCAGACGGCCTTTGCTGGGGGGTTTGATGA
It contains:
- a CDS encoding glycosyltransferase family A protein, producing the protein MISVILPLYNGERFIQGAIGSILDQSVGEFQIIAVDDGGTEPTLARVEAMEGQIKAGGHRLEVVVLKGNRGIAAARNAGAAIAEGTYLAWLDQDDLWPSDRTATLLQALEESGATVARGRMRFVDLAPDSLRPWVRDTWFSGNHTGYVLGALLCRREVLERVGPLQTAFAGGFDDVDWFMRLRHDQVPLVDVDAVTVVRQIHTSNQSGRASQSELLAVVRAHLQRSRNPS